The DNA sequence AAGTAGGAGACGGTGACGCCGCCCGCGTTCGCCAGGATGTCGGGGAGAACCGGCACGTCGCGCTCGTTCAGGACGGCGTCGGCGCCGGAGGTCGTCGGGCCGTTCGCCCCCTCGACCACGATGTCCGCACGGATCCGGTCCGCGTTGTCCCGGGTGATGACGTTGCCGACCGCGGCCGGGATCAGCACGTCGACGTCCAGCTCCAGCAGCTCCGCGTTCGTGACCGTGTTCGGCGCGTCCTGCCCCATGACGCCCTCGGGTTGCTCGCTGTGGGTCGGGATGGCGTGCGTGTCGAGTCCGGCCGTGTCGTAGATACCGCCGTTCACGTCGCTGACGGCGACGACATCGGCTCCCCAGTCCTGCAGCAGGCGCGCGGCGTTCGCGCCGACGCTCCCGTACCCCTGAACGGCGACGCTCACGTCGTCGATCTCCTTGCCGTAGTAGTCGATGGCCTCGCGGGCGACGATGGCGACGCTGCGGCCGGGCGCTTCCTCGCGGCCGTAGCTCCCGCCGACGACCGGCGGCTTGCCCGTGACGACGCCGGGGATCGTCTCGCCCTGCTGCATGCTGTAGGCGTCCATGAACCAGGCCATCGTCTTCGCGTCCGTGCCCATGTCCGGTGCCGGGATGTCCTGGCTGGGACCGACCTCGTCGCGTATCTCCTCCGCGAAGCGGCGGGTGAGCCGCTCCTTCTCCCCCTCGCTGAGGTTCTTCGGATCGACGACGATCCCGCCTTTCCCGCCGCCAAAGGGCAGGTCCATGACGGCACATTTCCAGGTCATCCACATCGACAGGCCCACACACTCCTCTGCAGTCACCTCAGGGTGGTACCGGAGTCCGCCCTTGTACGGGCCGCGTACGTCGTCGTGCTGGGCGCGATAGCCGGTGAACACCTCGACGCTCCCGTCGTCCCGCCTGAGCGGGACCGACACCTCGACGACGCGCGTCGGGTGTTTCAACCGCTCGATGACGCCGCCGTCCACGTCGACGTGTGTCGCCGCCTCGCGTAGCTGTCGGCGGGCGGTTTCGAGCGCAGATTCGTGGTCGGACTCCGCAGCGTCGGTGACCTGTGTCGATGTCATCGGTAGTGAGCCGTCATTCGAAGGGCGTCCCGAGGTTCCGCATCGTTTCGCCACATTCGGGGCATTCGATCGGGTGGTCAGCCGTCGACACGCGGTGGCTGCATCCGAGACACTCGTACTCCGATTTCGCCGCCGCCTCGCGTTGCACGTCGCGGTCCATGTGTTGCAAGAATTGCTTCGACCTCCCGGCGGATAGCGTCTGAGGCTAAATAGTCAACCACGCCGGGGAGCTTGGTGGTTTACTATTCAACCGTCACGTATCCGTCCCGGTCCTCGAAGAGGGACGCGAACAGTTTCTGCTCGACCCGGCGGACGTGGTCGTAGAAGGCCGTATGTGAGATGTCGAGCGTCGACGCGATGTCGCGACCCGTCACGTCCCGGTCCGCCTCGAAGAACCCGCTGTGGTAGGCGACCTGCGCGACCTCCGCCTGCCGGTCGGTCAGCAAGGGTTCGCCCGCCCGGTCCGCATCCGTCGTCCGCGTCTGGTTCCGCTGGGAAACGAGTGTGACGTCCGAGAACCGTTCGGAGAGCAGCCCGTCGACGGCGCGGACCGTCGCGGTGTCGGGAACGTCCACGACGAGCCGGAGCTGCTCCGGGGTCGCTTCGACCGTTCGGCGCGTCGCACCGTGGCTCGCGAGCGCCGCGCTCAGGAACTGGTCCCGAACCGTGAAACTCACGAGCCCGCCGTCGTCGTCCGCCCGTATCAG is a window from the Halostella salina genome containing:
- a CDS encoding helix-turn-helix domain-containing protein; this encodes MLTDRQAEVAQVAYHSGFFEADRDVTGRDIASTLDISHTAFYDHVRRVEQKLFASLFEDRDGYVTVE
- the gdhB gene encoding glutamate dehydrogenase GdhB, with the translated sequence MTSTQVTDAAESDHESALETARRQLREAATHVDVDGGVIERLKHPTRVVEVSVPLRRDDGSVEVFTGYRAQHDDVRGPYKGGLRYHPEVTAEECVGLSMWMTWKCAVMDLPFGGGKGGIVVDPKNLSEGEKERLTRRFAEEIRDEVGPSQDIPAPDMGTDAKTMAWFMDAYSMQQGETIPGVVTGKPPVVGGSYGREEAPGRSVAIVAREAIDYYGKEIDDVSVAVQGYGSVGANAARLLQDWGADVVAVSDVNGGIYDTAGLDTHAIPTHSEQPEGVMGQDAPNTVTNAELLELDVDVLIPAAVGNVITRDNADRIRADIVVEGANGPTTSGADAVLNERDVPVLPDILANAGGVTVSYFEWLQDINRRKWSAERVRNELESEMLSAWSDVREEVEAADVSWRDAAYVVALTRIGKAKEARGLWP
- a CDS encoding rubrerythrin-like domain-containing protein, which codes for MDRDVQREAAAKSEYECLGCSHRVSTADHPIECPECGETMRNLGTPFE